A stretch of Suncus etruscus isolate mSunEtr1 chromosome 9, mSunEtr1.pri.cur, whole genome shotgun sequence DNA encodes these proteins:
- the LOC126018185 gene encoding olfactory receptor 52K1-like has product MAVWNNVSSNVSYTNFILVGFPGLQEYRALLVLPFLSLYLVIVTANGLVIHTVVVQRTLHQPMYLLIALLLAVNICAATTVIPAMLFSFSTNFNHISLARCLGQMFSIYFLIVFDCNILLVMALDRFVAICYPLRYPEIVTSQFLAVLIGMAAARSTGIVAPVVVLASRVRFCRTNVIHHFACEHMALMKLSCGDISLNKRVGLAIRIFNRVLDMLLLGASYSRIIHAAFRISSGGARSKALNTCGSHLLVIFTVYSSTMSSSIVYRVARTASQDIHNLLSAFYLLLPCLVNPIIYGARTKEIRQHLAALFQQAKPQDHTEKP; this is encoded by the coding sequence ATGGCTGTGTGGAACAATGTCAGCTCCAATGTGTCCTACACCAATTTCATCCTGGTGGGCTTCCCAGGACTTCAGGAATACCGCGCCCTCCTAGTGCTGCCCTTCCTCAGCCTCTACCTGGTGATCGTTACTGCCAATGGCCTGGTCATCCACACAGTGGTGGTCCAAAGGACTCTGCACCAGCCCATGTACCTGCTCATTGCCTTGCTTCTGGCTGTCAACATCTGTGCGGCCACCACTGTGATTCCCGCCATGCTCTTCAGTTTTTCCACCAACTTTAACCATATCTCCCTGGCTCGCTGCCTGGGGCAGATGTTTAGCATCTACTTTCTCATTGTCTTTGATTGCAATATTCTCCTGGTCATGGCCCTAGACCGCTTTGTTGCCATCTGCTACCCTCTCCGTTACCCAGAGATAGTGACCAGCCAATTCTTGGCTGTCCTGATAGGGATGGCAGCTGCCAGGAGCACTGGCATCGTAGCCCCAGTAGTGGTTTTGGCCTCCCGGGTCCGCTTCTGCAGAACAAATGTGATCCACCACTTTGCCTGTGAACACATGGCGCTGATGAAGCTCTCCTGTGGGGACATCTCTCTGAACAAGAGGGTGGGACTCGCTATCCGAATCTTCAACCGAGTGCTTGACATGCTGTTGCTGGGTGCCTCCTACTCCCGAATCATCCACGCTGCCTTCAGAATCTCATCAGGTGGAGCCCGCTCCAAGGCCCTAAACACATGTGGGTCCCACCTGCTGGTCATCTTCACCGTCTACTCATCCACTATGTCCTCGTCCATTGTCTACCGGGTGGCCCGCACAGCCTCCCAAGACATCCACAACCTGCTGAGCGCCTTCTACCTGCTGCTCCCATGTCTGGTCAATCCCATCATCTATGGGGCTAGAACCAAGGAAATCAGGCAGCACCTGGCAGCTCTGTTCCAACAGGCAAAACCCCAAGATCACACTGAGAAGCCTTAG